A genome region from Tolypothrix sp. PCC 7712 includes the following:
- a CDS encoding universal stress protein, with translation MFHKILVAVNNSEIGQQVFDQALALAKATNAELMLLYVLSPFDERYPNPPGIATDGIYAPFTPDDVNYYLGQWESLKREGVEFLTLLNNKAIAQGVNAEYTQEFGDPSRIICDLARSWQADLIILGRRGLTGISEFFLGSVSNYVLHHAPCSVLAVQGVVDAVKENSPATVAGSA, from the coding sequence ATGTTTCACAAAATTTTGGTTGCGGTTAATAATTCAGAAATTGGTCAACAAGTTTTTGATCAGGCTTTAGCTTTAGCGAAAGCAACTAATGCGGAATTAATGTTGCTCTATGTGCTTTCACCTTTTGATGAGCGGTATCCCAATCCTCCAGGTATAGCTACAGATGGAATTTACGCTCCTTTCACTCCTGATGATGTCAACTATTATCTGGGACAGTGGGAATCTTTAAAGCGTGAAGGGGTAGAATTTTTGACGTTGTTAAACAATAAAGCGATCGCTCAAGGTGTCAATGCAGAATACACTCAGGAATTTGGCGATCCTAGTCGAATTATTTGCGATTTAGCCCGTAGTTGGCAAGCTGATTTAATTATTCTCGGTCGGCGTGGACTAACGGGAATTAGCGAGTTTTTCTTAGGTAGCGTTAGCAATTATGTGCTGCATCATGCTCCCTGTTCAGTTTTAGCAGTACAAGGGGTAGTTGATGCTGTTAAAGAAAATTCCCCAGCCACGGTAGCAGGTTCAGCTTGA
- a CDS encoding alpha/beta hydrolase, whose translation MKRNNHYPLPITHYPLPITHYPLPITHYPLPIPHSPFPMPKY comes from the coding sequence ATGAAGAGAAATAACCATTACCCATTACCCATTACCCATTACCCATTACCCATTACCCATTACCCATTACCCATTACCCATTACCCATTACCCATTCCCCATTCCCCATTCCCCATGCCCAAATACTAA